In Reinekea thalattae, a genomic segment contains:
- a CDS encoding ABC transporter permease — translation MSWLTEIPQLDRSGMTSLKKIIDEAFKGFSRQYGEGIENFFKPLLDFLIFFEKLLLATPWWLMIAILVLITQLAARSVKLSVGVGVALLCIGFLGMWEDTMRTLSLITVCTLLSILIGIPVGILMSRSDRTQKVITPVLDIMQTMPAFVYLIPVVILLGIGRVSGLIAVVIYAIPPVIRLTNLGIRLVDKEVIEAADSYGVTSMQRLWSVQLPLAMPNIMAGINQTIMMALSMVVIASMIGVRGLGLPVLQAINNQYIAQGLLNGSAIVVLAIIFDRVSQAYAKRSQHNIGGQND, via the coding sequence ATGTCTTGGTTAACAGAAATCCCTCAGCTAGACCGTAGTGGTATGACTAGCTTAAAAAAAATAATTGATGAAGCCTTTAAAGGTTTTTCTCGTCAATATGGTGAAGGTATTGAAAACTTCTTTAAGCCTTTGCTGGATTTTTTAATCTTTTTTGAAAAACTATTACTCGCCACACCTTGGTGGCTAATGATCGCTATTTTAGTATTGATTACTCAGCTGGCAGCACGTTCAGTCAAGTTGTCTGTTGGTGTTGGCGTTGCGCTACTCTGTATTGGTTTTTTAGGTATGTGGGAAGACACAATGCGGACCTTAAGCCTAATTACAGTGTGTACGCTGTTATCAATTTTAATAGGTATTCCTGTTGGGATTTTGATGTCTCGGTCTGATCGTACGCAGAAAGTTATTACGCCTGTGCTCGACATTATGCAGACAATGCCTGCTTTTGTTTATTTAATACCGGTAGTCATCTTGCTTGGTATTGGCAGAGTTTCAGGCCTAATCGCTGTCGTTATTTATGCGATCCCTCCTGTTATCCGTTTAACGAACTTAGGTATCCGTTTAGTGGATAAAGAAGTCATTGAAGCCGCAGATTCTTACGGTGTTACTTCTATGCAAAGGCTTTGGTCGGTGCAGCTGCCGTTAGCCATGCCTAATATTATGGCGGGCATTAACCAAACCATTATGATGGCATTATCGATGGTTGTGATCGCATCTATGATTGGTGTTCGGGGTTTGGGTTTACCAGTATTGCAAGCCATTAATAACCAATACATTGCTCAAGGCTTGCTGAATGGTTCTGCCATTGTTGTATTAGCTATTATTTTTGATCGTGTATCACAGGCTTACGCTAAGCGCTCGCAACATAATATTGGAGGTCAAAATGACTGA